CTGTCAGCGGATCGCCGGCCTCTACAATATCGCCGGTATGAACATTCAAATGTCTGTCACGAGGAACATGATGTTCCTTTTCCATCTTTTCGCTGCGGATAATAATGGTCATTTTGCCGCGGCGTTTATCGCTCTTAAGCTCTACACGGCCGCTGATTTCCGCCATTGCTGCCGGTTCTTTCGGTTTGCGTGCCTCGAAAATTTCAGTTACACGCGGCAGACCGCCGGTAATATCCTGCGTACCTGCCTGGCCGCGGGGCTGTCGGGCGAGAAGCTGACCGGCCTGAACCTTCTGGCCTTCGAGAACTTCAATTCTTGCCTTTGCGGGCAGATAATGAACGTCGAGTATCTTGCCGCTTTCGTCTTCTATAATAACCTGCGGATGCTTATCGCCTTTATGCTCTATAACTACAGGTTTGCCTTTTTGGCCCTTGCGCTCTTCTTCGACCTGCATTGTTTCGCCTTCGACAACATCGACAAAACGAATTATGCCGCCGATTTCAGCGAGAATAGGAACTCTGTGCGGGTCCCAGCCGAACAATTTCGCTCTGGCCTTGACCTGTTCGCCGTCTTTTACGTTAATTGTAGCGCCATAAGGCACTTTGAATTTATCGTATTCTCTGCCCTTTTCATCGACCAGCGCCATTTCGCCGTTTCGTTTAAGAGCTATCAATTGTTCTGTGCCGTCTTCCATCTTTATAGGAACGACGTTAAGGTCGCGATACTGGATAACGCCGTCTCTCGGCGACTTCTGGTCGCTTTCGAGAATCGCACGAGATGCGATACCGCCGGTATGGAACGTACGCATTGTAAGCTGTGTGCCGGGCTCGCCGATTGACTGGGCCGCGATTATACCGACAGCCATACCTTCTTCGACAAGTCTGGAAGTTCCCAAATCCCAGCCGTAGCACTTTGCACAAACGCCCAGAGCGCTGTCGCACGTCAGTGAGCTTCTTATACGAATCGACTCAAGACCGAGCGATTCGATTTTTTCAGCCGCCTGATGTGTTATAACTTCATTTTCACGGACAATCATTTCATCCGTTATCGGGTTACGTATATTATCGCGTGCGGTTCTGCCGATAATCAGCTCTCTCAATGGCACTTCAACCTGCTCGCCTTTATACAGCGTGGTCTTTGTTATGCCCTGGAGTGTGCCGCAATCGATTTCATTTACAATTACGTTCTGCGCGACATCGGCAAGTTTCCTTGTCAGGTAACCTGAATCTGCCGTCTTTAATGCCGTATCTGCAAGACCTTTTCTTGCTCCGTGTGTTGAACTGAAATATTCGAGAACGTTAAGACCTTCACGGAAGTTGGACTTAATTGGTGTTTCGATAATTTCGCCGCTCGGCTTTGCCATAAGGGCTCGCATACCTGCAAGCTGCTGTATTTGGTCGACGCTGCCTCTTGCACCGGAATCGCTCATCAGGAATATCGGGTTCAAATACGGTTTGCCTTTGCGAACGTCGTTTTTCAAACCCTGCATCATCGCGCCGGTTACGGCTACACGGGCATGTGTCCAGGCATCGATTACCTGGTTGTATCTTTCACCTTCGGTAAGAACGCCTTCATTGTAGTTTTTATGAATTCGGTCAATTATCTTCTGTGTACGGTCGATAATATCCTGCTTCTCAGGCGGTACTCTCAAATCCATAACACCGAAGCTCAATCCCGCCAGCGTCGAATACTTAAAGCCGAGTTCCTTCAAATCATCCAGAAGGTCGAGGCTCTTCCTGCCGTCAGCCATCGCGAAGCAATCATGAATTACAAGTTTGAGTGTTTTCTGCGTCATCAGAATATTATAGAACGGCAGTTCCTTCGGCAGTACTTCATTGAAAATGCATCTGCCCGGCGTGGTCGTAATTACTCCTGTACTTTTACTGGTACCGGTATCTGCAACAACCCTTCTGCCTTTTGCAATCCTTACTTTAACTCTTGCGTGAATGCTCGCCTTGCCAAGTTCGTATGCCGTTATCGCTTCGAACGGAGAACCGAAAAGCATGCCTTCGCCTTTTTCGTCACTTTTTTCAGCGGTGATATAATAATTACCAAGCACGATATCCTGTGAAGGTCCGACCATTGGCGCGCCGTTTGCCGGTGAGAAAACGTTATTGGTTGCCATTATCAGCGTATGCGTCTCAACCTGCGCTTCTATACTTAACGGCAGATGTACTGCCATCTGGTCGCCGTCGAAGTCGGCGTTGAAACCTTTGCACACCAGCGGATGAAGCATTATGGCGTTGCCTTCGACCAGTACCGGTTCGAAAGCCTGGATGCCCATTCTATGCAGTGTAGGTGCACGGTTGAGCATAACAGGATGCTGATGAATAACCTTTTCGAGAATATCCCATACCTGCTCGTCACGTCTTTCGAGCATTCGTTTTGCGCTTTTTATAGTATCGGCGAAACCCCTGTCTTTCAGCTCGCGAATAATAAACGGTTGAAAAAGTTCAAGGGCGATTTTCTTCGGCAGACCGCACTGATGCAGTTTAAGATGAGGCCCGACGACGATAACTGAACGTGCCGAGTAATCGACTCTTTTGCCGAGCAGATTTTCACGGAACCTGCCCTGCTTGCCTTTTATCATATCCGTCAGACTCTTCAGCGGTCTGTTGTTGCTGCCGAGTACTGGTCTTCTGCATCTGCCGTTATCGAACAGCGCGTCAACTGCCTGCTGAAGCATTCTTTTTTCGTTGCGGATAATAACTTCAGGAGCGTTAAGGTCCATCAGTTTTTTAAGTCTGTTATTTCTATTGATAATTCTTCTGTAAAGGTCGTTAAGGTCGCTTGTCGCGAAGTTGCCGCTTTCAAGCATAACCAGCGGCCGCAAATCAGGCGGTATGACCGGCACTACATCCAGCACCATCCATTCCGGCTTGTTCGGACTGCCCTTGACGGCGTTTACTGTTTTCAGCCGTTTCGTGAGGTCCTTTATTTTCTGTTTGCTGTTGGTCTTGCTCATACCGGCTTTGAGGTCACCGCCCAACTGCTCAAGATTCAGATTTACCAAAAGCTCTCTTACGGCTTCTGCACCCATTGTCGCCTTGAAGGAATTGCCGTACTTGGCCAGGGCTTCACGATATTCTTCTTCGTTCAGAAGCTGCCTGAACTTCAGCGGGCTTTGCCCCGGGTCAGTAACCAGATAGTCCTGGAAATATACAACCTTCTCAAGGTCAACCGTCTTCATCGCCAGAAGCGAACCGAGTCTTGACGGCATCGCTTTGAAGAACCATATATGCACTACAGGCGCAGCGAGATTGATATGTCCCATACGTTTTCGGCGAACCCTGCTGTGCGTCACTTTCACGCCGCATCGGTCACAGATAATGCCTTTGAACTTTGTGCCTTTGTACTTTCCGCATGAGCATTCCCAGTCCCGTTCCGGGCCAAAAATTCTCTCGCAGAAAAGTCCGTCCTTTTCCGGCCGATAAGTTCGATAATTGATAGTCTCCGGTTTGCGAACTTCGCCAAACGACCAGCTCCGGATATCATTGGGACTGGCAAGACTTATTCTTACCGAACCATAATCGTTTATTTTGTCATAAATACTTTCAGCCATTTAAGCTTACTCCTGATTTTTAAAGGCGTTTTGTGCCTACTTGTTTCTTTTCAAGCTGAATGTTCAAGCCAAGGCCGCGAATTTCACTGCACAGCACATCGAATGATATAGGAGTGCCGGCCTCGAGCGTATTTTTACCTTTGACCATAGATTCATAAATTTTCGTTCTGCCTTCGATATCGTCGCTCTTGACCGTAAGCAGTTCCTGCAGCGTATAAGCTGCGCCATAAGCCTCAAGAGCCCAGACTTCCATTTCGCCGAATCTCTGGCCGCCGGTTCTGGCTTTGCCACCAAGCGGCTGCTGCGTAATTAAACTGTACGGACCTGTCGAACGTGCGTGAATCTTATCATCAACAAGATGATGAAGTTTCATCATATATATATATCCGACCGTTACCGTCTGCTCGAAAGGCTCGCCTGTTCTGCCATCGTAAAGTCTGACTTTCATATCATCGCCTATCTGAGCGAAAATTTCATCGGCAGGCGGTGCTTTCTTACTTTCCTTCAGGTCCTTGCCTCGTTTAAGCACATGTTCATTGGACTCAGCCAAAAGTGTTCTGATTTCTTCTTCGCCGGCACCTGAAAAAACTGGTGTTACCCCATCGAAGCCCAGTACTTTTGCCGTCCAGCCCAAATGCGTTTCAAGAATCTGGCCGACGTTCATTCTGCTCGGCACACCAAGCGGATTAAGACATATATCGATAGGAGTGCCGTCTTCAAGGAAAGGCATATCTTCCTCAGGCATAATCCTTGCGATAACGCCCTTGTTTCCGTGTCTGCCGGCCATTTTATCGCCGATGCTCAGCGTTCTCTTGGTAGCGACATAAATCTTCACCATCTCAAGCACACCGCTCGGCAATTCATCGCCGTGCTTCATCCGTTCAAGTTTCGCTTTTGCGTCATCGGCAAGTTCGGCAATCTTCGGCATATATTTATCGATGAACGGCTGAACCTGCGGCCGAATGCTGGCGGGCTTGACCCATGAAATATCAAAATTCTGAATCTGCTCGTTAATAACTTCCATATCTTCGCTTGCACCGACTTTTTGCCGTGTCGTCGGGTCAACCATATTAACTTCGTCAACTTTGGCGGTAATCTCAGCAATCATCTGCTTAAAAACCGTACTCTGACGATGTTTCATTTCTACATCGTATTCCTTCATTTTCTGCTTATGTAGCTTTTTCAGGTCTTCACTGCCGGCGCCCTTGCGGGTAAAGCGGCTTGTCTTGATAACAATGCCGTTATATCCGCTCGGAATTTCAAGCGAATCGTTTTTAACGTCTTCGCCTGCCCTGCCGAAAATAGCATGAAGCAGCTTTTCTTCCGGCGTCAGTTCTGTTTTGCTCTTTGGCGAAACCTTGCCTACGAGAATATCGCCCGCATCGACACGTGTACCTTCGCGTACTATGCCGCTTTCATCGAGATTTCTCAGTGCTTTTTCGCCGACGTTGGGTATATCACGGGTAAATTCCTCACGTCCGAGTTTCGTTTCGCGAACTTCAACACTGAATTCGTCAATATGTATGCTCGTAAATACGTCTTCCTTTACGAGTTTTTCGCTTATTAAAATCGCATCCTCGAAGTTGAATCCGTCGAACGTCATAAATGCCGCAAGCACATTCTTGCCCAGTGCCAGCATGCCTTGTCCGGTTCCGCCGCCGTCTGCGATTATTTCGTTTTTCTTGACCTTCTGGCCCAGAGAAACTATCGGAACCTGGTTAAGACACGTTCTTTCGTTAAGCCCGACAAATTTCTCAAGCTCATAAATATCCGTATCGTTAATAACTACCTTTTTCGCGTCAACAGCAGTTACAGCCCCGGCGCTGCGAGACCGCACTACCATGCTCGAATTCTGCGCAACGTGCTCTTCCATACCTGTCATAACCAGAGGCGGCTCCGTCTTTAACAGCGGAACGGCCTGACGCATCATGTTCGAGCCCATCAATGCTCTGTTGGCGTCGTCATGTTCGAGGAACGGTATCAATGCGGCAGATACTCCGACGATCTGCTTGCTGGATATATCGACATAATCAACTTCTTTGCTGTCAACCTGTGAAAGCTCGCCTTTTCGCCTTGCAAGCACAACTCCTTCATTCAGTTTGTCAGCGCCCTTCTGCACCGCGCCCGGCGGAGCAAAGGTTACTTCCATTTCCTCATCGGCCCTGAGATAAACGACTTCGCCGGTAAGTTTCCCTTTTTCCGCTTTTCGATACGGCGTCAAAAGAAATCCGTATTCGTCAATCTTCGAGAAAATCGCCAGTGACGCAATCAATCCGATGTTTGTGCCTTCCGGCGTTTCAATCGGACATATTCTGCCGTAATGGCTTATATGAACGTCACGAACTTCGAAACCGGCGCGTTTGCGGTTAAGGCCGCCCGGGCCCAATGCCGACAGTCTTCGTTCGTGCGTAAGCTGACTTAGAGAATTTGTCTGGTCGACGACCTGGCTCAATTCGCCCCTGCCGAAAAAGTATTCGATACTGCTCGAAACACTCTTGGAGTTAACAAGGTCGGCAATCCGTTCTATCGTGTTCGGGTCTTTCATACTCATTCGCTCTTGTACTGTTCTGCGAAGTTTCAAAAGACCTTTGCGTATTTCATCCGCTGCAAGCTCGTCTATCGTCCGAAGCCTTCTGTTGCCAAGATGGTCGATATCATCGATAACACCAAGACTGTTCCGAAGGCCGAAAATATAACGCATCGTATTGATAAAATCTTCAGGCCGAAGCGTCATTTCGTTTTCGTCGACATTCTGGTTGAACTTGCGGTTAAGTCTGAATCTGCCTACTCTGCCGAGCCGATAACGGTCGCAGTCGTAGAATTTTTCGTTAAACAGCGTTTTCGCTTTTTCTACATTCGGCGGATTTCCCGGACGCAGTCTCGAATAAAGCTTCAGCAGCGCCTCATCGTGACTTTCGCAGTCATCTTCCGCCAGTGTATTCAGTACCAACGGGTCGGCCAACTTGGCTATTACTTCCAGTTTCTTTATCGAGCTTCTCTCGATTTGTCCTATTCTGTCGCCAATCTGTGTGCCCGCTTCGACGATAATTTCGCCGGACTCGGTATCTACTACAGGCCCTACCGACCACATCAGCGGGTCGAGTTTGTCCACGGAAACCATCTTTGTCTCATGGAACAGGCGTATAATGGACTCAATCGTGCCATACTGCTCGCTCATTGCACGCAGAAACAGCGTCGCCGGAATCTTGCTCGACTGGTCTATCCGGACAATCAATACGTCTTTTCGTGTAACGGAAATTTCTATCCAGCTTCCGCGCTCAGGTATAATCCTGCCGCCGTGCAGAACTCTGTCGCCCTCTTTGCTTTCGATAAGAAAATCGACGCCCGGAGAACGGTGGAGCTGATTTACAATGACTCTTTCGGCACCATTGATGATAAACTCGCCGCCGCCAATCATTACAGGTATTTCCGCCAGGTAAACAACCTGCTCGGGAATATCATTGGCATCTTTGCGCTTCATCCGGCAGCGTATCTTCAGCGGATAACCATAAGTAAGCCGCAATTCCCTGCACTCGTTGGGCGTATAGCGTGGCTTATCCATCTCATAACCCAAAAACTCCAGGCTCATCGTCTTGTCATAGCTCTCTATCGGAAAAATTTCCTGAAAAAGAGCTTCCAGGCCGTTACGCTTCCTTTTGGAAAGTGCAGTATCTGCCTGAAGAAATCTTTCATAACTCGATCGCTGAACCTCGATAAGATTCGGAATATCCATCGCATCCGAACTCATACCGAAATTGCGAATTGTCTTGCCCATTACAGACTCCCGTAAAGTAATTTAAGATTGAATATTGAAGTTTGAAGATTTAACAGGTCCCGTCCGAGACGTATCCGTAAATCTTCATTCTTCATTCTTAAATTTTCAATTTATTTAATTTCGACAACAGCACCGGCTGATTCGAGCTGCTTTCTTGCAGCCTCTGCTTCGTCCTTGCTGAGACCTTCTTTAACCGGCTTCGGGGCACCCTCGACAAGGTCCTTTGCCTCTTTAAGGCCAAGTCCTGTAAGTGCGCGTACTTCCTTGATAACCTGGATTTTCTTGTCGCCTGCCGCTTTGAGGATAACGTCGAAGGCTGTTTTTTCTTCTACCGCTGCTGCCTCGCCGCCGCCTGCCGGACCTGCCATCATAACCGCGCCGCCTGCTGCCGGCTCTATCCCGTAAACTTCTTTCAGGTAATCGCCCAGTTCTTTTGCCTGCATCAGTGTCAACTTGACAATCGCGTCACCGAGCTGTTTGATTTCAGGACTAAACTCTTTTGTTGTTTCATCTGCCATTTTAATTACTCCAGTAAATTTTTTCGCTTTCCGGTAGCCGGAACTACGCTGTCCCGTTTAACCCTTTCGAGGCAACCGTAAAAGCTGGTTTCATTTCAATTATAAATTATGCCGCTTGTTTCTCTTCCTTTTCGGCAATAGTCTTTATGCAGCCCGCGATAATTCCCGCAGGTGAACCAATCGCTGACGCAAGTCTCCTGCCGGGAGAGTTGGCAAGCATAATAATCTCTCCCTGAAGCTCGACCCTGTTTTTCATCTTCGCAAGACCCTTTGCGCCGTCGGCATTTAAAGCTGTGCCTTCAACATATGCACTCTTGAACTGTATCGAGACCTTCTTGGAAATCGACTCGATTTCCTTTGCCAAATCTACTATGCTGTCCCCGCCGTAAGCGACTGTACATGAACCCGTTGTAAACAGGTCCATCGCCGCGGTTTGCTCGAGCATTTTCATAGCCTGACGCATTACCGCGTTTCTGACCATTGTAAGTTTTATACCCTTGTCGCGGAGCTTACCTCGTAATTCATTATTGGTAATCCCGTCAACGCCGGTAATATCGAGAACCAGAAATTCATTTACGCCTGTAAATTTACCCTGAAGCTCGTCCGTTAGAAGTTGTTTTACGCTTTTACCCATATTTGCACCTGTAAAAAACTCGCCCGTCTAAGACGGGTTAGATTAAAATTCGGAAATATCTACCATTACGCCGGGACTCATCGTCGCACAAATGGATATCTTCTTGATATAAGTCCCTTTGGCCGATGAAGGTTTCAGCTTTTTCATTACTTCCATAAATGCACGAATATTATCAACCAGTTTTCCATCATCAAAACTGTGTCTGCCGACAACTGTATGAACGTTGCCGCCGGTATCGTTCTTGAATTCTGTTTTACCGGCCACGAATTCCTTCACGGCCGTAACAACATCCAGCGTAACCGTACCATTCTTGGGAGAAGGCATTTTACCCTGTGGGCCCAGCACTTTGCCGAGCTTGCCGGCTTTGCCCATTACCTTGGGCGAAGCTATTGCCACATCGAAATCCATCCACCCGCCGGTAATCTTCTTGATAAGTTCATCGCAGCCTGCTTCGATGGCACCGGCTTGTTTGACTGCTTCGATATCGGAGTCTTCGCAGAACGCTACTACCTTCTTGCTCTTTCCAATACCGTGAGGAAGCGAAATAGCCCCGCGAATAAGCTGGTCTGCCTGTTTGGAGTCTACTCCCAGATGCACTACACATTCGATGCTCTGGTCGAACTTGGTCGGATTAAAGGATTTAACCTTCTTAATCGCCTCGGCCAGACTGAGCGGTGTTTGGGGCAAATCCTTTGCCGCCGCTTTGTACCGTTTACTTCTTCTTATTTTCATTTTTTATTCTCCGCGAAAAAAAGTTTTAAAACCTTTCGCTCCCACTGTCAGCCGTGGTAAGCTTTACGAAATTTAAAATTCGCCCTAATTATCCGCAACTCAACAGAGCCGCGAATGTAAATGAGCGGTTTTCTTTTTATTTCTCTATCTCAATGCCCATGCTTCTTGCCGTGCCTTCGATAATTTTGCATGCACGGTCTACATCAAAGGCGTTAAGATCCTTCATTTTTCTTTCGGCGATTTTTTTAACCTGTTCTTTGGTCACCTTGCCAATTTTTTCCTTGTTCGGCGTGCCGCTTCCCTTGGCTACCTGGGCTTCCTGCTTAAGCAGTACTGCCGCAGGTGGGCTTTTCACGATGAATTCGAATGTCCTGTCGGCATAAACTGTTATTTCCACTGGAACCGTCAGGCCGTCAAGGTCTTTTGTTCTTTCATTGAACTGCTGAACAAACTGACCGATGTTAACGCCATGCTGGCCCAGAGCGGGTCCTATTGGCGGTGCTGGTGTTGCCTTGCCGCCGGACGCTTGTAATTTTATCTTGCCTGTTATTTGTTTTGCCATCTTATACCTTTTCTATTTGCCAATATTCTATATCCAGCGGTGTGCTTCTGCCGAATATCGTAACTATTACTCTCACGACCCCACGTTCGGAATCGATTGAATCGACGGCGCCTTCGAAATTTTCGAATGCTCCTTCGCGTATTTTAACGACATCGCCCTTAACAAAATCAACTTTGATATTCGCTGTAGACTGTTCGCCGACTTTTTCAACTTCGCTCAATATTTTGGCGACATCCATATCGCTCATCGGAACAGGCAAACCTTCGGTGCCGACAAAATCGCCTACCCCGACCGTCTCTTTTATCAGGAACCAGGCTTTTTCGCTTATCTTGCCGTCTTCTCCGGGCTCAATCTCCATAAAGACATAACCGGGATAGAGTTTACGCTTATGTACTTTTTGTTTTCCGCTGCGAATACGCTTGACCTGTTCGACAGGCACAACGACTCTGCCGATAACGCTTTCAAGGCCTT
The sequence above is drawn from the Phycisphaerae bacterium genome and encodes:
- the rpoC gene encoding DNA-directed RNA polymerase subunit beta' — protein: MAESIYDKINDYGSVRISLASPNDIRSWSFGEVRKPETINYRTYRPEKDGLFCERIFGPERDWECSCGKYKGTKFKGIICDRCGVKVTHSRVRRKRMGHINLAAPVVHIWFFKAMPSRLGSLLAMKTVDLEKVVYFQDYLVTDPGQSPLKFRQLLNEEEYREALAKYGNSFKATMGAEAVRELLVNLNLEQLGGDLKAGMSKTNSKQKIKDLTKRLKTVNAVKGSPNKPEWMVLDVVPVIPPDLRPLVMLESGNFATSDLNDLYRRIINRNNRLKKLMDLNAPEVIIRNEKRMLQQAVDALFDNGRCRRPVLGSNNRPLKSLTDMIKGKQGRFRENLLGKRVDYSARSVIVVGPHLKLHQCGLPKKIALELFQPFIIRELKDRGFADTIKSAKRMLERRDEQVWDILEKVIHQHPVMLNRAPTLHRMGIQAFEPVLVEGNAIMLHPLVCKGFNADFDGDQMAVHLPLSIEAQVETHTLIMATNNVFSPANGAPMVGPSQDIVLGNYYITAEKSDEKGEGMLFGSPFEAITAYELGKASIHARVKVRIAKGRRVVADTGTSKSTGVITTTPGRCIFNEVLPKELPFYNILMTQKTLKLVIHDCFAMADGRKSLDLLDDLKELGFKYSTLAGLSFGVMDLRVPPEKQDIIDRTQKIIDRIHKNYNEGVLTEGERYNQVIDAWTHARVAVTGAMMQGLKNDVRKGKPYLNPIFLMSDSGARGSVDQIQQLAGMRALMAKPSGEIIETPIKSNFREGLNVLEYFSSTHGARKGLADTALKTADSGYLTRKLADVAQNVIVNEIDCGTLQGITKTTLYKGEQVEVPLRELIIGRTARDNIRNPITDEMIVRENEVITHQAAEKIESLGLESIRIRSSLTCDSALGVCAKCYGWDLGTSRLVEEGMAVGIIAAQSIGEPGTQLTMRTFHTGGIASRAILESDQKSPRDGVIQYRDLNVVPIKMEDGTEQLIALKRNGEMALVDEKGREYDKFKVPYGATINVKDGEQVKARAKLFGWDPHRVPILAEIGGIIRFVDVVEGETMQVEEERKGQKGKPVVIEHKGDKHPQVIIEDESGKILDVHYLPAKARIEVLEGQKVQAGQLLARQPRGQAGTQDITGGLPRVTEIFEARKPKEPAAMAEISGRVELKSDKRRGKMTIIIRSEKMEKEHHVPRDRHLNVHTGDIVEAGDPLTDGPLVPHDILRIKGEEALQKYLLAEVQNVYRSQNVGINDKHIEVILSHMLQKVEIETVGDSNFLPGDIVQKHTFRKTNEELAQGLKIADAGETDLVVGQVYTKAQIEQANEKVEKLGGSPAKGKKPRPATAKTLLMGITKASLQSESFISAASFQETTKVLTEAALGGKVDELLGLKENVILGHLIPAGTAFRPHLEMKVKHLAKAPLPKELAELKETHDAEAQAEAAARAALGLE
- the rplK gene encoding 50S ribosomal protein L11; amino-acid sequence: MAKQITGKIKLQASGGKATPAPPIGPALGQHGVNIGQFVQQFNERTKDLDGLTVPVEITVYADRTFEFIVKSPPAAVLLKQEAQVAKGSGTPNKEKIGKVTKEQVKKIAERKMKDLNAFDVDRACKIIEGTARSMGIEIEK
- the rpoB gene encoding DNA-directed RNA polymerase subunit beta, with the translated sequence MGKTIRNFGMSSDAMDIPNLIEVQRSSYERFLQADTALSKRKRNGLEALFQEIFPIESYDKTMSLEFLGYEMDKPRYTPNECRELRLTYGYPLKIRCRMKRKDANDIPEQVVYLAEIPVMIGGGEFIINGAERVIVNQLHRSPGVDFLIESKEGDRVLHGGRIIPERGSWIEISVTRKDVLIVRIDQSSKIPATLFLRAMSEQYGTIESIIRLFHETKMVSVDKLDPLMWSVGPVVDTESGEIIVEAGTQIGDRIGQIERSSIKKLEVIAKLADPLVLNTLAEDDCESHDEALLKLYSRLRPGNPPNVEKAKTLFNEKFYDCDRYRLGRVGRFRLNRKFNQNVDENEMTLRPEDFINTMRYIFGLRNSLGVIDDIDHLGNRRLRTIDELAADEIRKGLLKLRRTVQERMSMKDPNTIERIADLVNSKSVSSSIEYFFGRGELSQVVDQTNSLSQLTHERRLSALGPGGLNRKRAGFEVRDVHISHYGRICPIETPEGTNIGLIASLAIFSKIDEYGFLLTPYRKAEKGKLTGEVVYLRADEEMEVTFAPPGAVQKGADKLNEGVVLARRKGELSQVDSKEVDYVDISSKQIVGVSAALIPFLEHDDANRALMGSNMMRQAVPLLKTEPPLVMTGMEEHVAQNSSMVVRSRSAGAVTAVDAKKVVINDTDIYELEKFVGLNERTCLNQVPIVSLGQKVKKNEIIADGGGTGQGMLALGKNVLAAFMTFDGFNFEDAILISEKLVKEDVFTSIHIDEFSVEVRETKLGREEFTRDIPNVGEKALRNLDESGIVREGTRVDAGDILVGKVSPKSKTELTPEEKLLHAIFGRAGEDVKNDSLEIPSGYNGIVIKTSRFTRKGAGSEDLKKLHKQKMKEYDVEMKHRQSTVFKQMIAEITAKVDEVNMVDPTTRQKVGASEDMEVINEQIQNFDISWVKPASIRPQVQPFIDKYMPKIAELADDAKAKLERMKHGDELPSGVLEMVKIYVATKRTLSIGDKMAGRHGNKGVIARIMPEEDMPFLEDGTPIDICLNPLGVPSRMNVGQILETHLGWTAKVLGFDGVTPVFSGAGEEEIRTLLAESNEHVLKRGKDLKESKKAPPADEIFAQIGDDMKVRLYDGRTGEPFEQTVTVGYIYMMKLHHLVDDKIHARSTGPYSLITQQPLGGKARTGGQRFGEMEVWALEAYGAAYTLQELLTVKSDDIEGRTKIYESMVKGKNTLEAGTPISFDVLCSEIRGLGLNIQLEKKQVGTKRL
- the rplJ gene encoding 50S ribosomal protein L10; translated protein: MGKSVKQLLTDELQGKFTGVNEFLVLDITGVDGITNNELRGKLRDKGIKLTMVRNAVMRQAMKMLEQTAAMDLFTTGSCTVAYGGDSIVDLAKEIESISKKVSIQFKSAYVEGTALNADGAKGLAKMKNRVELQGEIIMLANSPGRRLASAIGSPAGIIAGCIKTIAEKEEKQAA
- the nusG gene encoding transcription termination/antitermination protein NusG — protein: MRWYVLRVASNREEQVKDTLVRKVTLEGLESVIGRVVVPVEQVKRIRSGKQKVHKRKLYPGYVFMEIEPGEDGKISEKAWFLIKETVGVGDFVGTEGLPVPMSDMDVAKILSEVEKVGEQSTANIKVDFVKGDVVKIREGAFENFEGAVDSIDSERGVVRVIVTIFGRSTPLDIEYWQIEKV
- the rplA gene encoding 50S ribosomal protein L1, whose amino-acid sequence is MKIRRSKRYKAAAKDLPQTPLSLAEAIKKVKSFNPTKFDQSIECVVHLGVDSKQADQLIRGAISLPHGIGKSKKVVAFCEDSDIEAVKQAGAIEAGCDELIKKITGGWMDFDVAIASPKVMGKAGKLGKVLGPQGKMPSPKNGTVTLDVVTAVKEFVAGKTEFKNDTGGNVHTVVGRHSFDDGKLVDNIRAFMEVMKKLKPSSAKGTYIKKISICATMSPGVMVDISEF
- the rplL gene encoding 50S ribosomal protein L7/L12, whose product is MADETTKEFSPEIKQLGDAIVKLTLMQAKELGDYLKEVYGIEPAAGGAVMMAGPAGGGEAAAVEEKTAFDVILKAAGDKKIQVIKEVRALTGLGLKEAKDLVEGAPKPVKEGLSKDEAEAARKQLESAGAVVEIK